Below is a window of Streptomyces sp. WMMB303 DNA.
ACGATGCACGGACCGCGGCCCGCGGCCCGCTGTCACAGGCGCGTCCCCGGACCGTCGCGGCACGGTACCGGAGGCACCCGTGCGCGGCCCTGCTCACGTCCTTCCGGGCAGAACCACCGAACAGGACGAAGGCGAGGGATCCGCGATGGCCGGCGGCTGCCGGGACTGCGAGAGCTGCACCAAGTCGGGACTGGGAAAACTGCTGCAGGCGACGGGAGTCGGCCTGGTGTACGTGTGCACGGCGGGCATCGGGTACCTGCTCAAGCGGGCGCTGCGGCGCCACTGCCCGCTGTGCGGGCACCTGCTGGCTCGGCACGCGCGGCGGGCCGACGGCTCGTTCCGCGACTGAGTCCGTCGCGGCCGGCACCGGGGGCGGACCGCCGGGGGCGCATCCGACCCCCCGCGGGGCGCGCGCCGACTAGCGTGCGGGGATGGCTGAGGTACTGCACATCACCGAGCGAGTCCTGTGGGACGAAGCCCGCGCGCGGGGGACGTACGAGATGTCCACCCGCGGCCGGACGCTGAGCGAGGTCGGCTTCATCCACCTCTCGCTGCGGCACCAACTCCCCGCCGTGGCGGCCGCGCTCTACGGCGGCCGGGTGGCACCGGACCGGCTGGTCGTCCTCGTCGTCGACACCGAGCGGCTCTCCTCGCCGGTCCGCTACGAGCCGGCCGTGCCCGGCGGTGAGGACTTCCCGCACCTCTACGGCCCGCTTCCGGTGTCGGCGGTCGTGGCCACCGACCCCTGGGCCGACGGGGCCTGAGGGGCTGTACGGCCCGGCGGGGAACCGGCGCGGCGTGCCACCCGGCCGGTGAACGGCTCCGGATAGCGGACGTGAACGCACGGACAACGGACCGTTTCCGGCCAAACCCTTGATGCGCTCCTGACAGGAGCTTGCCCCGAGTGGCAGTCTGCGACTGGCCGCTCGTACCACTGCACGAACGACGAGCGGCAGTTCCCCACACGCGGTGCTGGTCGTTCCGGTCGCCGCACCAGCAACACCGTTCCACCAGCTCGCGTTTGCTCCGCCTTGCTCTGCCGAGATCCGCCGGACGGTCGTCCGCCGCCCGGTCTCCCAGGCCGCACAACCGTGCGGTCAGCAGAAGGAGCCAGTCTTGCGAAGATCAACCTCCCACAGAGGCACCACCGCCACCTCCCACAGACGCCTCCTGCCACCCAAGGCATCGGCGGGCGTCGCGCTCGGCGCCGTGGCCGCCCTGCTCTCGGTCGCCGTCCAGACCGGCCCGGCCGCCGCCGACGACCAGAGCCACGACACCGCGGCGGCAGCCGCCAAGGGCGCCGACACCGGAGCCCTGCCCGTCAAGCTCTCGCCCGCCCAACGCGACGCGCTGCTGCGGAAGGCGGACAGCAAGAAGGCCGCCACCGCCGACAAGCTCGGCCTGGGCGCCAAGGAGAAGCTGGTCGTCCGCGACGTGCTCAAGGACCGCGACGGCACCGTCCACACGCGCTACGAGCGCACCTACCGCGGAATGCCCGTGCTCGGCGGCGACCTCGTCGTGGAGACCACCGCGAAGGGCGCCACCAAGGAGGTCGGCCGGGCCTCCAAGCACGCGCTCAAGAACCTCTCCGCCAAGGCGGGTGTCCGCCCCGGCACGGCGGAACGGCAGGCCCTGAAGGCCGCCGACGCCGCGGGGTCGAAGAAGACCGACGCGGACCGCGGACCGCGCAAGGTCGTGTGGCTGGTCGAGGGGAAGCCCACCCTCGCCTTCGAGACGGTCGTCGGCGGACTGCAGCACGACGGCACGCCCAGCGAGCTGCACGTCGTCACGGACGCGCGCACCGGCAAGAAGATCAGCCAGTGGGAGGGCGTCCAGACCGGCATCGGCAACACCCAGTACAGCGGCCAGGTCACCCTCGGCACCGCGCAGTCGGGATCGAACTACACGCTGACCGACAACGCCCGCGGCGGCCACAAGACCTACAACCTCAACCACGGGACCTCCGGCACCGGCTCCCTCTTCTCCCAGTCCTCGGACACCTGGGGGAACGGCAGCCCGTCCGATCCCGCCACCGCGGGTGCGGACGCGCACTTCGGTGCCGCGGAGACCTGGGACTACTACAAGGAGGTCTACGGCCGCTCCGGCATCCGTGGTGACGGCCAGGCCGCCTACTCCCGGGTCCACTACGGCAACAGCTACGTCAACGCGTTCTGGAGCGACTCCTGCTTCTGCATGACGTACGGCGACGGCTCGGGCAACAGCAAGCCGCTGACCTCGCTGGACGTGGCGGGGCACGAGATGACCCACGGTGTCACCTCGGCCACCGCCGGCCTGATCTACAGCGGTGAGTCCGGCGGCCTCAACGAGGCGACCTCGGACATCTTCGGCACGGCCGTGGAGTTCCACGCCGCCAACTCGACCGACAAGGGCGACTACCTGATCGGCGAGAAGATCGACATCAACGGTGACGGCTCTCCGCTGCGCTACATGGACAAGCCCAGCCGGGACGGCGCCTCCAAGGACTACTGGTACTCGGGCATCGGGAACAGCGACGTGCACTACTCGTCGGGTCCCGCCAACCACTGGTTCTACCTGCTGAGCGAGGGCAGCGGCGCCAAGGTCATCAACGGCGTCAGCTACGACTCGCCCACCTCCGACGGTCTCCCGGTCACCGGGATCGGCCGCGAGAAGGCCGCGCTGATCTGGTACAAGGCGCTGACCACCAAGTTCACCTCCACCACCAACTACGCCGGGGCACGCGCCGGCACCCTCGCGGTGGCCGGTGACCTGTACGGCACCGACAGCGCCGAGTACAAGTCGGTGGCGGATGCCTGGGCCGGTGTCAACGTCGGCGAACGCCCCGGCGGCGACCCCGACCCCGGCGACGGCAAGACGTTCACCAACGACACGGACGTCTCCATCCCGGACTACCCCGGCTCCGCGGTGACCTCCAAGATCACCACCACCGGTCTGAGCGGCAAGGCGCCCAGCAACCTCAAGGTGGGCGTGAACATCGTGCACACCTACAGCGGTGACCTGCAGGTCGACCTGGTGGGCCCGAGCGGCAGGTCGTACCGCCTGCACAGCTCCTCCGGCGACTCGACGCCGAACATCGACACCACCTACACCGTCAACGCCTCGTCCGAGAACGCCAACGGTGTCTGGAAGCTGAAGGTCCGGGACAGGGGCTACTTCGACACCGGATACATCAACAGCTTCAAGCTCACCTTCCCGTAACCCTCCGCAGCACCGGTCCGGCGCGCTGCGCGCCGGACCGCCGCGCCCCGGACGTGCGCCGTGCCGGGAGCCATGGCTCCCGGCACGGCGCACGTCCGGGTCGCCGTACGCGTCCCTTCGGGTGTCCTTCCCGGTGCAGGGCCGGACCCCTCAGCCCTGCCGGGCGAAGTGTCCGTGCAGCATTCCGGTCGCCTGACCGACCTCGATCAGATAGCCGTCGGGATCGCGCAGGTAGCAGCGCAGTTCGGCCTCCCGGTCGATGGGCGGAGTGAGGAACTCGGCGCCCTTGGCCGTCCACTCCTCGTACACGGACTGGATGTCGGCCACCCGGAGGTTCATGAAGCTGGAGACCGTGTCCCGGGTCTCGGGGGGCTGCAGCGTCACCCCGGGTTTGTCAGGTGTGGGCCCGCCGCCGGGATTCATGATGACCCAGCTGTTGGCGAGCCGGATGGTGCAGGGGTTTTCCTCCAGGACGATCTCTCCGCCCAGCACCTCGCTGTAGAACCGGCGCGAGCGCGCCACATCGTCCACGGTGAGGAAGACGGTCACCACCATTCCCTCGCCGGGCGCGGGAAAGGCGTTGTCGCTCGACAGGCTCTCGGGCATGACGCGCGCTCCTTCACTGGGGGCAGCCGCACACCGGTGGAGAGCACCGGCAGGCTCCGTGGCCCGACGCGCACCCGGCCGGCGGCCGGGGCGGCCCGGCATGCTTCGAGCCTAGGCGACCGGGACGGCGAGGGCATCCCGGGAGCGGCGCAGCCGGCCCCGCGGCAGCGCCGCCCGACCCGCCGTTCCGGCACCGGACGGCGTGCAGGCGCACGCTCGCCACCCGGACACCCCGGACTCCCGGGCCCCCGCACGGCCCGGAACACGGAAAGCATGGCGGGGGTACTCCCGTTCAGTGAGAATTCCGACCGGTGCAGAATACGGGTCACCGGGAATTCACCGGCCGCACGGATAGCTTTCCGATGCGGGGACCCACTGCCTCTCCAGACGGCCGGCAATCGCCTGCGACCTTCAGAAACGCCTGACCGAGAGGGTAGGCTCACCACTTGTGCCGCACATCCGGTCGCCTCGCGCCATTCCGATCCGGATACCGGCCGGCACAATGATTCTTTTACACAGTCGACCGCCGAAATTCACTGCCAGTTCACCGCCCCGCCCACTTCACGCTATCCCCTGGACCGCATATGCCCAAACTCTCCGTCATCGTGCCGTGCCACAATGTGCAGGAATTCGCGGAAGACACCCTGAGAAGTCTCGCCAACAACGCGGGGCCGACAACGGAGTTCATCCTGGTCGACGACTGCTCCACGGACTCCACCCCGGAGATTCTGGACCGGTGGGAGCACCGCCTCCCCGGCTCCACCGTCATCCGGCACGAGGAGAACCGGGGTATCGCCCGCAGCCGCAACGCCGGGATCGAGGCGGCCAGCGGGGACTACCTGACCTTCCTGGACGGTGACGACTGGTACGGCCCCGGCCACCTCGACGAACTCGTCCGCGTCATCGAGCGGTCGGGCTGCGACTTCGTACGCACCGACCACGTCCAGAGCACCAGCACCAAGCGTGTCGTGCGCCGCGCCCCCGCGCCGGTACGCGACACGGTGCTGGACCCGCGCGATGTGATCGCTCCTCCGCAGGCGGAGACGATGGTGGACTACCCGTTCGTCTGGGCCGGCATCTACCGCCGCACCCTGTTCGAGGACGGGGCGCTGCGGTTCGCCGCCGATCTGCGCACCGCCGAGGACCGGCTGTGGACCTGGCGACTGCACCTGGCGGCCCGCTCGTTCGCGGTCACGGGCCTGCTCGGAGTGTTCTACCGGCGCGGGGTGACCACCTCGCTCACCCAGATCCGCGACGCCCGGCAGTTGGACTTCATCCCCGCCCACGACGCGCTCCTCGCCGACCTGGCCGCCGATCCGGAAGGGGACCGCTTCCTGCCCAAGGCGGTGCGGACGTAC
It encodes the following:
- a CDS encoding M4 family metallopeptidase, which encodes MRRSTSHRGTTATSHRRLLPPKASAGVALGAVAALLSVAVQTGPAAADDQSHDTAAAAAKGADTGALPVKLSPAQRDALLRKADSKKAATADKLGLGAKEKLVVRDVLKDRDGTVHTRYERTYRGMPVLGGDLVVETTAKGATKEVGRASKHALKNLSAKAGVRPGTAERQALKAADAAGSKKTDADRGPRKVVWLVEGKPTLAFETVVGGLQHDGTPSELHVVTDARTGKKISQWEGVQTGIGNTQYSGQVTLGTAQSGSNYTLTDNARGGHKTYNLNHGTSGTGSLFSQSSDTWGNGSPSDPATAGADAHFGAAETWDYYKEVYGRSGIRGDGQAAYSRVHYGNSYVNAFWSDSCFCMTYGDGSGNSKPLTSLDVAGHEMTHGVTSATAGLIYSGESGGLNEATSDIFGTAVEFHAANSTDKGDYLIGEKIDINGDGSPLRYMDKPSRDGASKDYWYSGIGNSDVHYSSGPANHWFYLLSEGSGAKVINGVSYDSPTSDGLPVTGIGREKAALIWYKALTTKFTSTTNYAGARAGTLAVAGDLYGTDSAEYKSVADAWAGVNVGERPGGDPDPGDGKTFTNDTDVSIPDYPGSAVTSKITTTGLSGKAPSNLKVGVNIVHTYSGDLQVDLVGPSGRSYRLHSSSGDSTPNIDTTYTVNASSENANGVWKLKVRDRGYFDTGYINSFKLTFP
- a CDS encoding VOC family protein, whose product is MPESLSSDNAFPAPGEGMVVTVFLTVDDVARSRRFYSEVLGGEIVLEENPCTIRLANSWVIMNPGGGPTPDKPGVTLQPPETRDTVSSFMNLRVADIQSVYEEWTAKGAEFLTPPIDREAELRCYLRDPDGYLIEVGQATGMLHGHFARQG
- a CDS encoding glycosyltransferase family 2 protein; the encoded protein is MPKLSVIVPCHNVQEFAEDTLRSLANNAGPTTEFILVDDCSTDSTPEILDRWEHRLPGSTVIRHEENRGIARSRNAGIEAASGDYLTFLDGDDWYGPGHLDELVRVIERSGCDFVRTDHVQSTSTKRVVRRAPAPVRDTVLDPRDVIAPPQAETMVDYPFVWAGIYRRTLFEDGALRFAADLRTAEDRLWTWRLHLAARSFAVTGLLGVFYRRGVTTSLTQIRDARQLDFIPAHDALLADLAADPEGDRFLPKAVRTYCALIAFHLANIRRYHAPVARQLKKRVASALQRMPQDVLDLTLAGMDHARADRLQRMRAVGRAA
- a CDS encoding DUF952 domain-containing protein, with the translated sequence MAEVLHITERVLWDEARARGTYEMSTRGRTLSEVGFIHLSLRHQLPAVAAALYGGRVAPDRLVVLVVDTERLSSPVRYEPAVPGGEDFPHLYGPLPVSAVVATDPWADGA